The Lysobacter enzymogenes genome window below encodes:
- a CDS encoding replication-associated recombination protein A: MRPLAERMRPRTLDEMVGQRRLLSPGSALRRAVESGRVHSMILWGPPGCGKTTLALLLAHYADAEFKAISAVLSGLPEVRQVLAAAALRFEQGRRTVLFVDEVHRFNKTQQDAFLPHIERGSIIFVGATTENPSFELNSALLSRCRVHVMEAVSPEDVRVTLRRALEDEARGLGAQHVRADDELLLQIATAADGDVRRALTLLEIAAELAQDEDGEITAATLAQVLADRTRRFDKGGEQFYDQISALHKSVRSSNPDSALYWFARMLDGGCDPHYLARRLTRMAVEDIGLADPRALQMAVDAWETYDRLGSPEGDLALAQVVIYLASTAKSNAAYAAFNQAKRDVVEYGTQDVPLHLRNAPTKLMKQLGYSKGYQYDHDADGGVALDQTGFPDAMGERVYYQPVARGLEIKLGEKLQRLRAQRAQARGEGEGEAAEDEE; this comes from the coding sequence CTGCGCCCGCTGGCCGAGCGCATGCGTCCGCGCACCCTCGACGAGATGGTCGGCCAGCGCCGCCTGCTCTCGCCGGGTTCGGCGCTGCGCCGCGCGGTCGAGTCCGGGCGCGTGCATTCGATGATCCTGTGGGGCCCGCCGGGCTGCGGCAAGACCACCCTGGCGCTGCTGCTGGCGCATTACGCCGACGCCGAATTCAAGGCCATCTCCGCGGTGCTGTCGGGCTTGCCGGAGGTGCGCCAGGTGCTGGCCGCGGCCGCGCTGCGCTTCGAGCAGGGCCGGCGCACCGTGCTGTTCGTCGACGAGGTGCACCGCTTCAACAAGACCCAGCAGGACGCGTTCCTGCCGCACATCGAGCGCGGCAGCATCATTTTCGTCGGCGCCACCACCGAAAACCCTTCGTTCGAACTCAACTCGGCCTTGCTGTCGCGCTGCCGCGTGCACGTGATGGAAGCGGTCTCGCCCGAAGACGTACGGGTGACCCTGCGCCGCGCGCTCGAGGACGAGGCGCGCGGCCTCGGCGCCCAGCACGTGCGCGCCGACGACGAACTGCTGCTGCAGATCGCCACCGCCGCCGACGGCGACGTGCGGCGCGCGCTGACCTTGCTGGAAATCGCCGCCGAACTGGCCCAGGACGAGGACGGCGAGATCACCGCCGCGACCCTGGCCCAGGTGCTGGCCGACCGCACCCGCCGCTTCGACAAGGGCGGCGAGCAGTTCTACGACCAGATCTCGGCGCTGCACAAATCCGTGCGCAGCTCCAATCCCGACTCGGCGCTGTACTGGTTCGCGCGCATGCTCGACGGCGGCTGCGACCCGCATTACCTGGCGCGGCGGCTGACCCGGATGGCGGTCGAAGACATCGGCCTGGCCGATCCGCGGGCGCTGCAGATGGCGGTCGACGCCTGGGAGACCTACGACCGCCTCGGCAGCCCCGAGGGCGACCTGGCCCTGGCCCAGGTGGTGATCTATCTGGCCAGCACCGCCAAGTCCAACGCCGCCTACGCCGCGTTCAACCAGGCCAAGCGCGACGTGGTCGAGTACGGCACCCAGGACGTTCCGCTGCACCTGCGCAACGCGCCGACCAAGTTGATGAAGCAGCTCGGCTATTCCAAGGGCTATCAGTACGACCACGATGCCGACGGCGGCGTGGCCCTGGATCAGACCGGCTTCCCCGACGCGATGGGCGAGCGGGTGTACTACCAGCCGGTCGCGCGCGGGCTGGAGATCAAGCTTGGCGAGAAGCTGCAGCGGCTGCGGGCGCAGCGCGCGCAGGCGCGCGGCGAGGGCGAAGGCGAAGCGGCGGAGGACGAAGAATGA
- a CDS encoding fluoride efflux transporter FluC, which translates to MTRAALLQLLAVALGGALGTLLRHSANLLLPRLPAPWPTLSTLTVNLAGCFCAGLLLVWLGQRQDADFWRAVLLTGVLGGLTTFSAFGVDLLAMLRAARYEWLALTVLLHVGLGLAAIALGWKLGQGLWPARA; encoded by the coding sequence ATGACCCGCGCCGCGCTGCTGCAACTGCTCGCCGTCGCCCTCGGCGGCGCGCTCGGCACCTTGCTGCGCCACAGCGCCAACCTGCTGCTGCCGCGGCTGCCGGCGCCGTGGCCGACCCTGTCGACCTTGACCGTCAACCTCGCCGGCTGTTTCTGCGCCGGCCTGCTGCTGGTGTGGCTGGGCCAGCGCCAGGACGCCGACTTCTGGCGCGCGGTGCTGCTGACCGGCGTGCTCGGCGGCCTGACCACGTTCTCGGCGTTCGGCGTCGACCTGCTGGCGATGCTGCGCGCGGCGCGCTACGAATGGCTGGCGCTGACCGTGCTGCTGCACGTCGGGCTCGGGCTGGCGGCGATCGCGCTGGGCTGGAAGCTGGGGCAGGGGCTGTGGCCCGCCCGCGCCTGA
- a CDS encoding SapC family protein, with amino-acid sequence MLIYDRVVPLNRDTHRRLRIRTSEHNARFAASLNSVPVATVEFPSAANEYAIVFAKLANGDFLPAVLVGLRNQQNLYVDDSARWRRGYVPAFLRQYPFVLAEDRDSGTVTVCVDMAYDGLSEDEGEPLFGDDGADTENLTRAMGFLQDLHNEFKRTAMFAAKLKELDLLEERVIRFGNGEQPQAELNGVYAVSEEKLMKLDDAQLPELFRTGALGLIYTHLLSMRNLERLSELAVQAEGQGEAGGAVN; translated from the coding sequence ATGCTGATCTACGACCGCGTCGTCCCGCTCAACCGCGACACCCATCGCCGCCTGCGCATCCGTACCTCGGAGCACAACGCCCGTTTCGCCGCCAGCCTCAACTCGGTGCCGGTGGCCACGGTCGAGTTCCCCAGCGCGGCCAACGAGTACGCGATCGTGTTCGCCAAGTTGGCCAACGGCGACTTCCTGCCGGCGGTGCTGGTCGGCCTGCGCAATCAGCAGAACCTGTACGTCGACGACAGCGCGCGCTGGCGCCGCGGCTACGTGCCGGCGTTCCTGCGCCAGTACCCGTTCGTGCTGGCCGAGGACCGCGACAGCGGCACGGTCACGGTCTGCGTGGACATGGCCTACGACGGCCTGTCGGAAGACGAGGGCGAGCCGCTGTTCGGCGACGACGGCGCCGACACCGAGAACCTGACCCGGGCGATGGGTTTCCTGCAAGACCTGCACAACGAGTTCAAGCGCACCGCGATGTTCGCCGCCAAGCTCAAGGAGCTGGACCTGCTGGAAGAACGGGTGATCCGCTTCGGCAACGGCGAGCAGCCGCAGGCCGAATTGAACGGCGTGTACGCGGTGTCGGAAGAAAAGCTGATGAAGCTCGACGACGCCCAGCTGCCCGAGCTGTTCCGCACCGGCGCGCTGGGCCTGATCTACACCCACCTGCTGTCGATGCGCAATCTGGAGCGCCTGTCGGAACTGGCGGTGCAGGCCGAAGGCCAGGGCGAAGCGGGCGGCGCGGTGAACTGA